A genomic segment from Nitrospira sp. encodes:
- a CDS encoding Molybdenum cofactor guanylyltransferase produces MLNSREGVGKLTPSLFFRHDRVGGRCVSVNQAPIIQNVSSVLIAGGKSRRMGRDKRFLKVAGQSIFERTLKVLRAIFAETIVVLAEPIAALDVCGCRVVYDVIPNAGSLGGLYTGLMASSQPRVFAVACDMPFLSSDVIRFILSFDVQADVVVAELSGRFQALHALYSRRCVPVLKEMAERKDMRIQNLFLNEDLRISILREREIATIDSGFCSFQNINTPEDLASAEGAMPG; encoded by the coding sequence GTGTTGAATTCTCGCGAGGGGGTGGGGAAACTCACCCCCTCGTTGTTTTTTCGGCATGATCGAGTGGGAGGGAGATGCGTGAGCGTGAATCAGGCTCCGATTATCCAGAATGTTTCAAGTGTCTTGATCGCCGGAGGGAAGAGCCGGCGCATGGGGCGAGACAAGCGTTTCCTGAAAGTAGCGGGGCAGAGCATCTTTGAGCGTACGCTCAAAGTATTACGAGCGATATTTGCGGAGACCATCGTCGTGCTGGCAGAGCCTATAGCCGCTCTCGATGTATGCGGATGCCGGGTGGTCTATGATGTGATTCCGAATGCCGGTAGCCTGGGTGGGCTGTATACGGGACTGATGGCTTCATCGCAGCCGCGGGTATTCGCAGTGGCTTGCGATATGCCGTTTCTCAGTTCGGACGTAATTCGTTTTATACTGTCGTTTGATGTGCAAGCCGATGTGGTCGTGGCTGAACTATCCGGCAGGTTCCAGGCCCTGCATGCCTTGTATTCCCGGCGTTGTGTCCCAGTTCTCAAGGAGATGGCGGAGCGGAAGGATATGAGAATCCAAAATCTGTTTCTCAATGAAGATCTGCGGATTTCCATATTGCGGGAGCGGGAGATAGCCACGATAGATTCAGGATTCTGCTCTTTTCAGAACATCAATACGCCGGAAGACTTGGCCTCGGCCGAAGGAGCAATGCCTGGATAG
- a CDS encoding Glycosyl transferase, family 9, translating into MTNNDDQSIGRRGVLVIHPGAVGDVLLARPVLHLLRRRFPSHEIALLAGQAVGMLLRDGREIDRIFPLESTHLTELFAGSRNVHLQFSAWLATCDFAVGWLQDTEGVVADTLRILGVEHVYVKSPASPDLLSEHQAARYLEVIEGRVVGITACKPLALSSTLLERGRQVLQQFDRGRQERLVVIHPGSGSAYKCMEALRIIPVIEWLRQEGTTPMLLEGPADREPVAQVVAAMTVGLPVIRERDLSAVAALLSHADLYIGNDSGMTHLAAALSVSTIACFGPTSPRRWAPLGLRLSILTGVPCGCPTRNDVERCQVRVCLHIAAECIIEACRTQLMKQSTTPIA; encoded by the coding sequence GTGACAAACAACGATGATCAGTCGATCGGCAGGCGCGGGGTACTTGTCATACATCCCGGAGCGGTGGGCGATGTGCTGTTGGCCCGTCCTGTTTTGCACCTGCTTCGCCGTCGATTCCCCTCTCATGAAATTGCACTTTTAGCCGGCCAGGCTGTGGGAATGTTATTGCGTGACGGCCGAGAGATCGATCGTATCTTTCCACTCGAATCTACTCATTTAACTGAGTTGTTTGCCGGGAGCCGAAACGTTCACCTGCAATTCAGCGCTTGGCTGGCTACCTGTGATTTCGCGGTTGGATGGCTGCAGGATACGGAGGGAGTCGTCGCAGATACGCTTCGTATTCTGGGTGTGGAGCATGTGTATGTGAAGTCACCTGCATCTCCTGATCTGTTGTCGGAACATCAGGCAGCTCGCTATCTTGAAGTGATTGAAGGACGGGTTGTCGGGATAACAGCCTGCAAGCCCCTCGCGCTCTCATCGACACTACTCGAGCGAGGAAGGCAGGTTCTTCAGCAGTTCGACCGTGGCCGTCAGGAACGACTTGTGGTCATTCATCCGGGGAGCGGCAGCGCCTATAAGTGCATGGAGGCTCTGCGCATTATACCGGTGATCGAATGGTTGCGCCAAGAAGGAACGACGCCCATGCTACTTGAAGGGCCGGCGGATCGCGAGCCGGTCGCTCAGGTAGTGGCGGCCATGACTGTCGGCCTGCCGGTCATTCGTGAGCGCGATCTTTCCGCTGTAGCTGCGTTGCTGTCCCATGCGGATCTCTATATCGGGAACGATTCAGGCATGACGCATCTTGCCGCCGCCTTGTCGGTTTCAACCATCGCTTGCTTCGGCCCCACCAGTCCTCGACGCTGGGCTCCGCTTGGACTCCGGTTGTCGATCCTGACCGGAGTGCCCTGCGGCTGCCCCACTCGGAACGATGTAGAGCGTTGTCAGGTGAGAGTCTGCCTTCACATTGCCGCTGAATGCATCATCGAGGCTTGCCGAACGCAATTGATGAAACAATCGACGACACCTATCGCCTAG
- a CDS encoding Arginyl-tRNA synthetase yields MTQGVVQDRVSAALVGALRMAQQRGLLTIEQMPVVNLDTPKRPEWGDVASTVAMSLSASERRPPFEIAQIIVDHIEQRESLFERVEIARPGFLNLTVKRQLWLEVLCEIQAQGARYGHSQVGRGRRALVEYVSANPTGPLHVGHGRGAAVGQALVRLLRASGHEVVSEYYINDAGRQMKLLGVSVLARYLESCGKTVSFPEDGYQGEYIRAVAAHVKAEQGEALLSLPPDEAEQRSKEFAYRELLTLIKRDLETFGIVFESWFSEVSLLSSGTVEQVLGELKVRDLLFEQDGAQWFRSSAFGDEKDRVVRKQEGDYTYLASDIAYHRDKLRRGYDLLVDVWGADHHGYIPRMEAVVQAYGYPKERLKVVLVQMVNLLRGGKKVEMSKRAGEFITLREVMDEVGADAAKFFFLVRDSSTHLDFDLELAKQQSQENPVYYVQYAHARIASLRRVAATRGIDCPLPSQADLGLLQDPDELALIRKLSAFPVVLQSSAMELEPHRMAYYLRELAGMLHPFYNKHRILPVASDNDANVSPSSDSSVSAGRPQEVLPPGTTGARLALMWSVQQVVRNGLNLLGVTAPEQM; encoded by the coding sequence GTGACTCAAGGTGTGGTGCAAGACAGAGTCAGTGCAGCGTTGGTCGGTGCGCTTCGTATGGCGCAACAGCGGGGGCTTCTCACGATCGAGCAGATGCCTGTCGTGAACCTCGATACCCCGAAGCGGCCGGAGTGGGGCGATGTTGCTTCTACCGTCGCCATGTCGCTATCTGCCTCGGAGCGGCGGCCGCCCTTTGAAATTGCCCAGATCATCGTCGACCACATCGAACAGCGCGAGTCGCTTTTCGAGCGTGTCGAAATCGCACGGCCGGGGTTCCTTAACCTTACGGTCAAGCGGCAGCTGTGGTTGGAAGTCCTGTGTGAAATCCAGGCCCAGGGCGCACGTTACGGGCACAGTCAGGTAGGGAGGGGGCGTCGAGCCTTGGTGGAATATGTCAGTGCGAATCCGACCGGCCCGTTACACGTCGGGCATGGACGTGGAGCAGCCGTGGGGCAAGCGCTCGTTCGTCTCTTGAGGGCGAGCGGTCATGAGGTGGTCAGCGAATATTACATCAATGATGCCGGCAGACAAATGAAGCTGCTCGGTGTGTCCGTCCTGGCACGGTATCTGGAGTCTTGCGGGAAGACCGTATCCTTTCCGGAAGACGGCTATCAAGGCGAGTACATTCGCGCGGTCGCGGCGCACGTGAAGGCGGAACAGGGAGAGGCCCTGCTTTCGCTTCCCCCCGATGAGGCAGAGCAGCGTAGCAAGGAGTTCGCCTACCGGGAATTGCTGACACTGATCAAGCGGGACTTGGAAACCTTCGGCATTGTCTTCGAGTCCTGGTTCAGCGAAGTTTCGCTGCTGTCGTCCGGCACCGTGGAGCAGGTGTTGGGCGAGCTCAAGGTCCGGGATCTCTTGTTCGAACAGGATGGAGCGCAATGGTTCCGTTCGTCGGCATTCGGTGATGAAAAAGACCGCGTCGTCCGCAAACAGGAGGGAGACTATACCTATCTTGCCTCCGACATCGCCTACCACCGCGACAAGTTACGGCGCGGCTACGACCTGTTGGTCGATGTGTGGGGCGCCGATCACCATGGCTACATTCCAAGGATGGAGGCGGTCGTCCAAGCCTACGGTTATCCCAAGGAGCGGTTGAAAGTCGTCCTCGTGCAAATGGTCAACCTCCTGCGCGGAGGTAAGAAGGTCGAGATGTCCAAGCGAGCCGGAGAGTTCATCACCCTCCGGGAGGTCATGGACGAGGTCGGTGCGGATGCCGCGAAGTTTTTCTTTCTCGTGCGTGACTCCAGCACGCATCTGGATTTCGACCTGGAGTTGGCCAAGCAGCAATCGCAGGAAAACCCCGTTTACTACGTGCAATATGCGCATGCGCGGATCGCGAGTCTGCGGCGCGTGGCGGCAACGCGCGGCATCGACTGTCCTCTCCCTAGTCAGGCCGACCTCGGCCTGTTGCAGGACCCCGACGAACTCGCGCTCATTCGAAAACTGTCGGCCTTTCCGGTGGTGTTACAGTCGAGTGCCATGGAACTTGAGCCGCATCGCATGGCCTATTACCTCCGTGAACTGGCCGGCATGCTACATCCCTTTTATAACAAGCATCGCATTCTCCCTGTGGCGTCGGACAACGACGCGAATGTCTCGCCGTCGAGCGATTCGTCGGTCTCCGCCGGCCGACCGCAAGAGGTGTTGCCGCCGGGGACGACGGGCGCACGGTTGGCATTGATGTGGAGCGTGCAGCAGGTGGTTCGCAACGGGTTGAACCTGTTGGGCGTCACGGCCCCGGAGCAGATGTAG
- a CDS encoding Queuine tRNA-ribosyltransferase: protein MLSFRITHEEPAGRARVGVLTTGRGEIATPAFMPVGSLGNVRSVDGEELLKMGYGLILNNAYHLYLRPGHKVVEELGGVHGFTAWPGAILTDSGGFQVFSLAKFCKVTDEGVTFQSHIDGSSRFISPETAIEIQEALGADIIMAFDHVVALPSSPEQVREAAERTSLWARRCADSKRRTDQSLFGIVQGGLNPALRVESARDLRSVGFDGYAVGGLSVGEDKADMYAMLDVTVPELPSGKPRYLMGVGMPEDLVEGVARGIDLFDCVVPSRHGRTGWLFTSFGRVVIKQARYARDEQPIDPVCRCPVCTRYTRAYLHHLFDVKEMLGARLNTIHNLWFFMRLMEEIRSAVQAGTFQEFRREFHRTYVLDRPASAGRSEIENTNLS from the coding sequence ATGTTGTCGTTCCGCATCACCCATGAAGAACCAGCCGGGCGCGCGCGCGTAGGAGTCCTCACCACGGGACGCGGTGAGATTGCCACGCCGGCCTTCATGCCGGTCGGATCGTTGGGCAATGTTCGAAGTGTCGACGGCGAGGAACTGCTCAAGATGGGCTACGGCCTGATCTTGAATAATGCCTATCACTTGTATCTGCGTCCCGGCCATAAAGTGGTGGAGGAACTGGGCGGTGTGCACGGGTTCACGGCTTGGCCCGGCGCCATTCTCACGGACAGCGGAGGATTTCAGGTTTTCAGCCTCGCCAAATTTTGCAAGGTCACGGACGAAGGGGTGACCTTTCAATCGCATATCGACGGCTCGTCGCGGTTTATCAGCCCGGAGACGGCCATTGAAATTCAGGAGGCCCTGGGGGCGGACATCATCATGGCATTCGACCATGTCGTCGCGCTGCCCTCTTCGCCGGAGCAGGTGCGTGAGGCCGCCGAACGGACGTCTCTGTGGGCACGTCGTTGTGCCGACAGCAAGCGACGGACCGACCAATCGTTGTTCGGCATCGTCCAAGGCGGCCTGAATCCGGCATTGCGGGTGGAGTCGGCGCGCGACCTCCGATCGGTCGGGTTCGATGGGTATGCCGTCGGCGGGTTATCGGTGGGCGAGGACAAGGCCGACATGTATGCCATGTTGGACGTGACGGTGCCGGAGTTGCCGTCGGGCAAGCCGCGCTACCTGATGGGTGTGGGCATGCCGGAGGATCTTGTCGAAGGCGTGGCGCGCGGGATCGACCTGTTCGACTGTGTCGTGCCGTCACGCCATGGTCGCACGGGGTGGTTGTTCACCTCGTTCGGACGTGTCGTGATCAAACAAGCCCGCTATGCGCGGGATGAACAGCCCATTGATCCGGTCTGCCGCTGCCCCGTCTGCACGCGCTACACCAGGGCCTATCTGCACCATTTGTTCGACGTCAAGGAAATGTTGGGTGCGCGGCTCAACACGATTCACAATTTATGGTTTTTTATGCGGCTGATGGAAGAGATCCGGAGCGCCGTTCAGGCCGGGACGTTTCAGGAGTTTCGCCGGGAGTTTCACCGGACCTACGTGCTTGATCGACCGGCCTCCGCCGGCCGGTCGGAGATCGAGAACACCAATCTTTCCTAA
- a CDS encoding Protein translocase subunit YajC — MWESVAWAQGTSGSAGAGGGLLSLVPFVLIFVIFYFMLILPQQKRQKQLKAMTEALKKGDKVITASGIWGTITNMGKDTVTLQIADNTKIKIQKEHIARLRGDEED, encoded by the coding sequence ATGTGGGAATCGGTGGCATGGGCGCAGGGAACATCCGGGAGTGCGGGGGCAGGAGGCGGCCTCCTGTCGCTGGTGCCGTTCGTGCTGATCTTCGTCATTTTTTACTTCATGTTGATTCTGCCGCAGCAGAAGCGCCAGAAGCAGTTGAAAGCGATGACGGAAGCCTTGAAGAAGGGGGATAAGGTGATCACGGCCTCCGGGATTTGGGGCACCATCACGAATATGGGGAAAGACACGGTGACGCTTCAAATTGCGGACAACACCAAAATCAAAATTCAGAAAGAGCATATCGCTCGACTGCGCGGTGATGAAGAAGATTGA
- a CDS encoding Protein translocase subunit SecD, translated as MKKVGGRLLALVVMVVASLTFFLPSYQPLYKELPRWVRSLLPDKGITLGLDLQGGIHLVLEVEEERAVEIAVERTATGLQDLLVEKKIPAESVKRTGPSQITIGFQNAELKAQVQKLLDDFPTYLAVESAGSANSVVWELREAEIKRIKDSAINQALETIRNRIDQFGVAEPLIQRQGLKQVVVQLPGIKDAKLAKDLIKQTALLEFKLLDDENQLKLDLPGRIQKGKEREEALLKQVEGKVPEGDQILFERIVDKEGGQEWLVPYLVKKRVMLAGDVLSDARVSIGQFNEPYVSVTFDAKGAREFDRITGENVKKRMAIVLDNNIYSAPVIQERISGGRAQITGTFSMEEANNLAIVLRAGALPAPLKIIQDLTVGPSLGRDSIEKGVKATLFAGLLVIIFMATYYRLSGVIANFALMLNLICLIGSLAALNATLTLPGIAGIILTIGMGVDSNVLIFERIREELRQGKPVRPAIDAGYDKALLTIVDSHVTTLITGFALFLFGTGPIKGFAVTLCLGIAINLFTALVGTKVVFDVLNQRRKIEQLSI; from the coding sequence ATGAAAAAAGTCGGTGGACGGTTGTTGGCCTTGGTGGTGATGGTGGTCGCCTCGCTCACCTTTTTCTTGCCCTCCTATCAACCTCTCTACAAGGAACTGCCGCGATGGGTTCGGAGCCTGTTGCCGGATAAGGGGATTACCTTGGGGTTGGACCTGCAGGGCGGGATCCATTTGGTGTTGGAGGTCGAAGAAGAACGGGCGGTGGAGATTGCGGTGGAACGGACGGCGACGGGGCTTCAGGACCTGCTTGTCGAAAAGAAAATTCCCGCCGAGTCGGTCAAGCGTACCGGACCGTCGCAGATCACGATCGGGTTTCAAAACGCCGAACTCAAGGCGCAGGTGCAGAAGCTGCTGGATGATTTCCCGACCTACCTGGCGGTGGAATCGGCCGGATCCGCCAACAGCGTCGTGTGGGAGTTGCGGGAAGCGGAGATCAAGCGCATCAAGGATTCCGCCATCAACCAGGCGTTGGAGACCATCCGGAACCGGATCGATCAGTTCGGTGTGGCGGAGCCGCTGATTCAACGGCAGGGCTTGAAGCAGGTCGTGGTGCAGTTGCCCGGCATCAAGGACGCCAAGCTGGCGAAGGATCTCATCAAGCAGACCGCACTGCTCGAGTTCAAGCTGTTGGACGATGAGAACCAGCTCAAGCTGGATTTGCCGGGGAGGATCCAGAAGGGAAAAGAGCGGGAAGAAGCGTTGCTGAAACAGGTGGAAGGGAAAGTGCCGGAGGGCGACCAGATTCTCTTCGAGCGGATCGTGGACAAGGAAGGCGGCCAGGAATGGCTCGTGCCCTACCTGGTCAAGAAGCGGGTCATGCTGGCGGGCGATGTGTTGAGCGACGCGCGTGTCTCCATCGGCCAATTCAACGAACCCTATGTGTCGGTCACCTTCGATGCGAAGGGAGCGCGGGAGTTCGACCGGATCACGGGAGAGAACGTCAAGAAGCGCATGGCAATCGTGCTCGACAACAACATCTATTCGGCGCCGGTCATCCAGGAGCGCATCAGCGGGGGGCGGGCTCAGATCACCGGAACCTTCTCGATGGAGGAGGCGAATAACCTGGCGATCGTGCTCCGGGCCGGTGCCTTGCCGGCGCCGCTCAAGATCATTCAGGACCTCACGGTCGGGCCGTCGCTCGGACGAGATTCGATCGAAAAAGGCGTGAAGGCGACACTCTTCGCGGGGCTCCTGGTGATCATCTTCATGGCGACCTATTACCGGTTGTCAGGTGTGATCGCGAATTTCGCGTTGATGCTGAACCTCATCTGTTTGATCGGTTCCCTGGCGGCCTTGAACGCCACACTCACCCTGCCCGGCATTGCCGGCATCATTTTGACGATCGGCATGGGCGTGGACTCGAACGTCCTGATTTTCGAACGCATTCGCGAAGAGTTGCGGCAGGGCAAGCCGGTTCGGCCGGCGATCGATGCGGGATACGACAAGGCCTTGCTGACCATCGTGGACTCGCATGTCACGACGTTGATCACCGGGTTTGCGTTGTTTCTGTTCGGCACAGGCCCGATCAAGGGATTTGCCGTCACGCTGTGCCTGGGCATTGCGATCAACCTCTTTACGGCGCTGGTCGGAACCAAGGTCGTGTTCGATGTGTTGAATCAGCGCAGGAAAATTGAGCAGCTCAGTATTTAG
- a CDS encoding Protein translocase subunit SecF: MFEILGKTNIDFMGKRSITFAVSGFLAFLGIIAVLQIARGAANLGIDFAGGTAVQLKFEQAIRIDEARRALETNGLGSAELQEFTQDNKLLIRVKASTTIEEKVAERVMAVFSKEFPGNKFVVDSSMEIGPTIGKKLQEDAMIAVLISFVGIVTYIAVRFELRFGVAAALATFHDVLAVLGVFYILDKEITLLVVTALLTLAGYSLTDTVVVFDRIRENLRTRRREDEEMIINQAINQVLSRTIVTSLTVVIVLIPLVLAGAEVLHDFSLALLGGVMFGTYSSVFVASPLLLLWPGSAGSLMKRR; this comes from the coding sequence ATGTTCGAGATTTTGGGGAAGACGAATATCGATTTCATGGGGAAACGATCCATCACGTTTGCGGTCTCCGGCTTCCTCGCCTTTCTGGGGATCATCGCGGTGCTTCAAATCGCCCGCGGCGCGGCGAATTTAGGAATCGATTTTGCTGGCGGCACGGCGGTGCAGTTAAAGTTCGAGCAGGCGATCCGGATCGATGAAGCCAGGCGGGCTTTGGAAACCAACGGCCTGGGGTCGGCTGAGTTGCAGGAATTTACGCAGGACAACAAATTGCTGATCCGAGTGAAAGCCTCGACGACGATCGAAGAGAAGGTCGCGGAACGGGTGATGGCGGTGTTCAGCAAGGAGTTTCCCGGCAATAAGTTCGTGGTCGATTCCAGCATGGAAATCGGACCGACCATCGGAAAGAAGCTCCAGGAAGACGCGATGATCGCGGTTCTGATTTCATTCGTGGGAATCGTGACCTATATCGCCGTACGATTCGAGCTGCGTTTCGGCGTGGCGGCGGCTCTGGCCACGTTCCATGACGTGTTGGCGGTGCTGGGGGTATTCTATATCTTGGACAAGGAGATTACCCTGTTGGTGGTGACGGCCTTGCTGACCCTGGCGGGGTATTCATTGACGGATACGGTGGTGGTGTTCGATCGTATCCGCGAGAATCTGCGGACGCGTCGGCGGGAAGATGAGGAAATGATCATCAACCAGGCCATCAACCAGGTGTTGAGCCGCACCATCGTCACCAGCTTGACCGTCGTCATCGTGCTCATCCCGTTGGTGCTCGCGGGCGCCGAAGTGTTGCATGATTTCTCGTTGGCCTTGCTCGGTGGCGTCATGTTCGGGACCTATTCATCCGTGTTTGTGGCGAGCCCGCTGTTGCTGCTGTGGCCCGGCAGCGCCGGGAGTCTCATGAAGCGCCGCTAG
- a CDS encoding Two-component system sensor histidine kinase gives MLFWSRSHSLQRKIITAIVMVGLLPLCLSLVLTYIEERRALRETIGANFKEVAVEAARRIEMQVTRGMNEAQQLASTPFLRTSVTESNRSYLDKDEKTIQSMIKAWQQRWRQRDKQNEFPLFINRIVTNYLIRWHDIRKADYVGIFVTDNRGALVVSSIPQVEYYYGKTTWWQAMVTRGAGKVFVSDIFFDPAFGTHVVTMSAPIIDDEQHTTIGAVTVLLRRDTLFHSISEVTVGQTGHAMLFNSDGVPLVCPILSPEEHTVKPELVSAISASLAGWITAANDSHGGQNSIVGFAPVRLGDNLTPDSLGGKRWVTFVRQDPEESYAPLSRLVWQVTVYGLGVFGVLLLTGLTVARRIARPIGLLHEGVQRIGSGRLDQQLDLKTGDEIEQLAEAFNKMASNLRVSFEQIEHRMEDVRRLEARYRDLIEHSPEMIYQLNKAGQFVHVNKTGLDKLGYQLEEMLQMRLWDLVPKGRETEVLAYLERLVSQGRSTIETVFVAADGHPIDVEIHATALFESGGGLVHSRAFVRDVTERRLLEEQIHRYTTQLEQAVNDRTQQLVASQERYKALFDLVADSVFMVGEDGVIVAVNKREEQALGYSEQQVVGSSVLDVVQPIHHVEMKTLLAKIRAGERQVPTQEITVLDAAGKETPVEMDLILVRGSDHTWVMVQLRDITDRKRLERQMHTYQQELEAQVTERTREIEETKQYLQNLLENANDVIYTLDSDQCFTYVNSKITAWGYEKEDLLGRPYLALLSKRHRGRRLKSTLDIGVKQVYEVEVLTKSGEARLAMVSVSPLHGVEGEILGVLGIARDMTDTKKLEQQIRNSEKLASVGKLAAGVAHEINNPLGGILNCLYNLRKGTLSPSRQEEYLASMEDGLRRVQKIVRQLLDFSQQHNPELALADINQVINRVLLLTEHLFVAHGVRLETALAGDLPDIMIDRHMMEQVLMNLILNAVQAMRTGGVLTIRTAVDGSNCLVHIQDSGCGISASVLPRIFDPFFTTKNEGEGTGLGLSVSLGIVERHGGKIFVESEAGKGTTFTVSIPLSTERYTIGRFS, from the coding sequence ATGCTGTTCTGGAGCCGGTCCCACAGTCTCCAGCGGAAGATCATCACGGCCATCGTGATGGTCGGTCTCCTGCCGTTGTGTCTGTCGCTCGTCCTGACCTACATCGAAGAACGTCGGGCTCTGCGCGAGACGATCGGCGCCAATTTCAAAGAAGTGGCCGTGGAAGCCGCCCGCCGGATCGAGATGCAGGTCACGCGCGGCATGAACGAGGCGCAACAGCTGGCCTCCACACCCTTCCTCCGCACGTCCGTGACGGAGTCCAACCGCTCCTACCTGGATAAGGACGAGAAGACCATCCAGTCCATGATCAAGGCCTGGCAGCAGCGATGGCGGCAGCGGGACAAGCAAAACGAATTTCCGCTGTTCATCAACCGGATCGTGACCAATTATCTGATCCGATGGCACGACATCCGGAAAGCCGATTATGTCGGGATTTTCGTGACGGACAACCGCGGCGCGCTCGTGGTGAGTTCCATTCCGCAAGTCGAGTATTACTACGGGAAAACGACCTGGTGGCAGGCGATGGTGACGCGCGGAGCAGGCAAGGTCTTCGTCAGCGACATTTTTTTCGATCCCGCCTTCGGTACCCATGTCGTCACCATGTCGGCGCCGATCATCGACGATGAACAGCACACGACGATCGGCGCAGTGACGGTCCTTTTGCGCCGGGACACGCTGTTCCATTCCATTTCGGAAGTCACCGTGGGGCAGACGGGACATGCGATGTTATTCAATTCGGACGGTGTTCCGTTGGTCTGTCCCATCCTGTCGCCGGAAGAACATACGGTGAAGCCGGAGCTGGTGAGCGCCATCAGCGCCAGCCTTGCCGGCTGGATCACGGCCGCGAACGATTCGCATGGCGGACAGAACTCGATCGTGGGATTCGCCCCGGTGCGTCTCGGCGACAATCTGACCCCGGACAGTCTTGGCGGCAAGCGATGGGTTACCTTTGTGCGGCAGGATCCGGAAGAGTCCTATGCGCCCTTGTCGCGCTTGGTGTGGCAGGTGACCGTGTATGGGTTGGGAGTATTCGGTGTGCTGCTACTCACGGGTCTGACCGTCGCGCGGCGGATCGCCCGCCCGATCGGATTGCTGCACGAGGGGGTCCAGAGAATCGGCAGCGGGCGGTTGGATCAGCAACTCGATCTCAAGACCGGCGATGAAATCGAGCAACTGGCCGAGGCCTTCAACAAGATGGCCTCCAACCTGCGCGTCTCATTCGAACAGATCGAGCACCGGATGGAGGATGTTCGCCGATTGGAGGCTCGGTATCGCGATCTCATCGAACATTCACCGGAAATGATCTATCAACTGAACAAGGCCGGCCAGTTCGTTCATGTGAACAAGACCGGCCTGGATAAGCTCGGGTACCAGCTGGAGGAAATGCTGCAGATGCGTCTCTGGGACCTGGTGCCCAAAGGGCGCGAAACGGAGGTGTTGGCCTATCTGGAGCGGTTGGTATCACAGGGGCGCAGCACGATCGAAACGGTGTTCGTGGCGGCGGACGGCCATCCGATCGACGTGGAGATCCACGCGACGGCGCTTTTCGAGAGCGGCGGAGGGCTGGTCCATTCCCGCGCATTTGTCCGCGACGTGACGGAACGACGCCTGCTGGAGGAACAAATCCATCGCTACACGACCCAACTCGAACAGGCGGTCAACGACCGCACGCAGCAACTGGTCGCCTCGCAGGAGCGCTATAAGGCACTGTTCGATCTGGTCGCGGATTCCGTCTTCATGGTAGGAGAAGATGGGGTGATCGTGGCGGTCAATAAACGGGAAGAACAGGCGTTGGGTTACTCGGAACAGCAGGTGGTGGGAAGCAGTGTCCTCGATGTAGTCCAGCCGATCCACCACGTCGAGATGAAAACGTTGTTGGCGAAGATTCGTGCCGGTGAGCGCCAGGTGCCGACCCAGGAGATCACCGTGCTCGATGCCGCCGGTAAGGAGACGCCGGTGGAGATGGATCTGATCCTGGTGCGTGGCAGCGACCATACCTGGGTGATGGTCCAGCTCCGCGACATCACTGATCGAAAACGCCTTGAACGGCAGATGCATACGTACCAACAGGAATTGGAGGCACAGGTCACCGAGCGGACCCGCGAGATCGAGGAAACCAAGCAGTACCTCCAAAACCTGCTGGAAAATGCCAATGATGTCATCTATACCCTCGACAGCGACCAGTGTTTTACCTATGTCAACAGCAAGATCACGGCCTGGGGTTACGAAAAGGAAGATTTGCTGGGACGGCCCTATTTGGCCCTGCTGTCGAAACGGCATCGGGGCCGCCGCTTGAAATCGACCCTGGATATCGGCGTCAAACAGGTCTATGAGGTCGAAGTGTTGACCAAATCGGGCGAGGCCCGTCTCGCTATGGTGAGCGTCTCGCCCCTCCACGGCGTGGAGGGGGAGATCTTGGGTGTGCTCGGTATCGCGCGCGACATGACCGACACCAAGAAACTGGAGCAGCAAATCAGAAATTCGGAAAAGCTGGCGTCGGTGGGAAAACTGGCCGCAGGGGTGGCGCATGAGATCAACAATCCCCTGGGCGGCATTCTGAACTGTCTGTACAACCTGCGGAAAGGGACCCTCTCGCCCTCAAGACAAGAGGAGTATCTGGCCTCGATGGAAGACGGATTGCGGCGGGTGCAGAAGATCGTGAGGCAACTCCTCGACTTTTCCCAGCAACACAATCCGGAATTGGCGCTGGCCGACATCAATCAGGTCATCAACCGGGTCTTACTGTTGACGGAGCACCTGTTCGTGGCTCATGGAGTACGGCTGGAAACGGCGTTGGCCGGTGATCTGCCCGACATCATGATCGACCGCCACATGATGGAGCAGGTATTGATGAACCTCATCTTGAATGCGGTTCAGGCGATGCGGACCGGAGGAGTGCTGACTATTCGTACCGCGGTGGACGGATCCAATTGTCTGGTTCACATTCAGGATTCAGGTTGCGGAATCTCCGCTTCGGTGTTGCCTCGGATCTTCGATCCGTTTTTTACGACGAAGAACGAAGGGGAGGGCACCGGGCTCGGCCTGTCGGTCAGCCTGGGCATCGTGGAGCGGCATGGGGGCAAGATTTTTGTCGAGAGCGAAGCCGGGAAGGGCACGACATTC